In a genomic window of uncultured Sphaerochaeta sp.:
- a CDS encoding HD domain-containing protein — translation MHMFPIPPVIQRFAKKFTNAGFSLYIVGGAVRDHLLGKPCEDYDFTTDALPDQVIGLFHHVIPTGIEHGTVTVHYEKQLFEVTTFRSEGDYLDGRHPSSVTYVRNLAEDLKRRDFTINAFAVDCSNGSIIDLNDGMEDLKKRTIRAIGEPQQRFAEDALRMLRACRIAAKLDFTIEEQTLKAIATLKHTLAKVSAERIREELFKLIGSDHPGKGIQYLRITGMLEIILPELAKGEGILQGGLHHEDVLSHNISTLVASTALTDSVEVRLAALLHDIGKSEVVEPGEDRNTFYRHEIVGEKLTKAIMKRLKASNEQSKTVCHLVRHHMFDYQRSWSDSAVRRFITRIGLEYIPLLFSLRMADQIAIGGKADLQLLGELKDRIEGILAAKDALSIKDLTIDGNDLMEIGIPKGKRIGDTLAFLFETVLDDPKQNTREHLLLLAKNYQEFAGFTN, via the coding sequence ATGCACATGTTCCCGATACCACCCGTTATCCAACGGTTTGCAAAGAAGTTCACCAATGCAGGATTCTCCCTCTACATCGTGGGAGGAGCTGTGCGCGACCATCTGCTTGGAAAGCCGTGCGAGGACTACGATTTCACCACCGATGCCCTTCCTGACCAGGTCATCGGCCTGTTTCACCATGTGATTCCCACCGGCATCGAACACGGCACGGTCACCGTACACTATGAAAAGCAGCTCTTTGAGGTCACCACCTTTCGAAGCGAAGGCGACTACCTTGACGGCAGGCACCCCAGTTCGGTGACCTATGTGCGCAATCTTGCCGAGGATCTGAAGCGCAGGGATTTCACGATCAATGCCTTCGCAGTGGATTGCTCGAATGGGAGCATCATCGACCTCAACGATGGGATGGAAGATCTGAAGAAGCGGACGATCAGGGCAATCGGAGAACCACAGCAACGTTTTGCGGAGGATGCACTGCGCATGCTCAGGGCATGCAGGATTGCCGCAAAGCTTGACTTCACGATTGAAGAGCAAACACTCAAAGCCATCGCAACTCTGAAGCATACCTTGGCAAAGGTCAGTGCAGAACGGATTCGCGAGGAGTTGTTCAAACTCATAGGGTCAGACCATCCCGGCAAAGGAATTCAGTATTTGCGCATCACCGGCATGCTGGAAATCATCCTTCCCGAGCTGGCCAAGGGTGAAGGCATCCTGCAAGGGGGACTGCACCACGAGGATGTTCTTTCACACAATATCTCAACCCTGGTTGCCAGCACCGCCCTCACCGATAGCGTGGAAGTACGGCTCGCTGCCCTGCTGCATGATATCGGCAAAAGCGAGGTGGTCGAACCGGGAGAGGATCGCAATACGTTTTATCGACATGAGATTGTCGGGGAGAAGCTGACGAAGGCCATCATGAAAAGGCTGAAGGCCAGCAATGAACAGTCCAAGACAGTCTGCCATCTGGTGCGTCACCACATGTTCGATTACCAAAGATCCTGGAGTGACAGTGCGGTACGCAGATTCATCACCAGGATCGGACTGGAGTACATCCCCCTGCTCTTCTCATTGCGTATGGCTGACCAGATTGCCATCGGCGGGAAAGCTGATCTCCAATTGCTGGGAGAATTGAAAGACAGGATCGAAGGCATCCTTGCTGCAAAGGACGCTCTCTCGATCAAGGATCTGACTATAGATGGAAATGACCTGATGGAAATCGGGATTCCGAAAGGAAAGCGTATCGGGGATACGCTTGCATTCCTGTTTGAAACAGTGCTCGATGATCCAAAACAGAATACACGCGAGCACCTGTTGCTGCTGGCGAAAAACTATCAGGAATTTGCTGGCTTCACCAACTGA
- the rnc gene encoding ribonuclease III — translation MESTLFTKAPAISADRERELLAFKQASGISIGNLELLNLAFTHRSFANETNQDVDNNERLEFLGDSILGMCVADWLFRNLPAKQEGDFSKIKSVVVSEDSLAMIARSLGVDRYLLLGKGEEHTGGRDKKALLADCMEALFAACYLDSGFVAAQEFVMRYLEKQIRSVLEDDYKRDYKTSLQEYMQKRYRKVPTYTLVKKTGPEHDFTFFVQVDVNGQVFGPAQGNNKKEAEQMAAKIAYDQLVKPANS, via the coding sequence ATGGAGAGCACTCTCTTCACAAAGGCTCCCGCAATCTCGGCAGACCGAGAGCGGGAGCTTCTTGCATTCAAGCAAGCCAGTGGGATTTCGATCGGAAATCTTGAACTTCTCAATCTTGCATTCACCCATCGGAGCTTTGCCAATGAGACCAATCAGGATGTTGACAACAACGAGCGATTGGAGTTTCTCGGCGATAGCATTTTGGGCATGTGCGTAGCTGATTGGTTGTTCAGGAACCTTCCTGCCAAGCAGGAGGGAGATTTCTCGAAGATCAAGAGTGTGGTGGTCAGCGAGGACAGCCTTGCCATGATCGCCCGATCGCTTGGTGTAGATCGTTATCTGCTTTTGGGAAAAGGAGAAGAGCATACAGGGGGTAGGGATAAGAAAGCCCTGCTTGCAGACTGTATGGAAGCTCTCTTTGCCGCTTGTTATCTTGACAGTGGCTTTGTTGCCGCCCAGGAATTTGTCATGCGCTATCTGGAAAAGCAGATCCGATCCGTGCTTGAGGACGACTACAAGCGCGACTACAAGACCAGTTTGCAGGAGTACATGCAGAAGCGGTATCGCAAGGTGCCTACCTATACCTTGGTCAAGAAGACAGGGCCTGAGCACGACTTCACCTTCTTTGTGCAGGTTGATGTGAATGGCCAGGTGTTCGGACCTGCACAGGGAAACAACAAGAAAGAAGCCGAGCAAATGGCTGCCAAGATTGCCTACGATCAGTTGGTGAAGCCAGCAAATTCCTGA
- the acpP gene encoding acyl carrier protein, whose product MDSKDVFEKVKALIADKLEIDAAKITMNASFRKDLGADSLDTYELVYAIEEELGISIPDEKANEFETVKDAVDFLSTQL is encoded by the coding sequence ATGGATAGCAAGGACGTTTTTGAGAAAGTAAAGGCATTGATTGCCGATAAGCTGGAAATTGATGCAGCAAAAATCACTATGAATGCCTCCTTCCGCAAGGATCTCGGGGCAGACAGCCTTGACACCTATGAATTGGTGTATGCAATTGAAGAGGAACTGGGCATTTCCATTCCCGATGAGAAAGCAAATGAGTTCGAGACCGTGAAGGACGCTGTAGATTTCCTGTCTACCCAGCTCTAA
- the rpmF gene encoding 50S ribosomal protein L32, giving the protein MATPKYKTSKASAASRKAANMRLATPTLSRCGTCGNMVLPHRVCPKCGFYRGVQVVELQDK; this is encoded by the coding sequence ATGGCAACACCCAAATATAAGACTTCAAAGGCAAGTGCAGCTTCCAGAAAGGCAGCCAACATGCGCCTTGCAACTCCTACTCTCTCTCGTTGTGGGACTTGTGGGAATATGGTTCTGCCTCATCGTGTCTGTCCGAAGTGCGGTTTCTATCGTGGCGTACAGGTTGTTGAGCTTCAGGACAAATAA
- the coaD gene encoding pantetheine-phosphate adenylyltransferase yields MIARERTAMLPGSFDPPTNGHIDIIERSAKLYEKLYVVVADNVQKQCLFTPDERMEMLRQILKDHTNIEVVSYRGLVVDFARTHGVGVMLRGVRALVDFGYEFELAMTNKQLNPDLEILFMPTSPKYFQLRSSAIKEMAAYGADISPMVPPLVVQLMRNRIKLLTL; encoded by the coding sequence ATGATTGCACGTGAACGAACCGCCATGTTGCCAGGATCATTCGATCCTCCCACCAATGGTCATATCGACATCATTGAACGCAGCGCGAAACTCTATGAGAAACTCTATGTGGTAGTTGCTGACAATGTGCAGAAGCAGTGCTTGTTTACTCCGGATGAACGAATGGAGATGCTCCGTCAGATCCTCAAGGACCACACCAATATCGAGGTGGTCAGTTACCGTGGCCTGGTGGTTGACTTCGCCCGAACCCATGGGGTAGGGGTGATGCTCAGGGGTGTGCGGGCACTTGTGGATTTCGGGTATGAATTCGAATTGGCGATGACCAACAAGCAGCTCAACCCAGATCTTGAGATCCTGTTCATGCCCACCAGTCCCAAGTATTTCCAGCTCAGGTCGAGTGCCATCAAGGAGATGGCGGCATACGGTGCCGACATTTCTCCGATGGTTCCACCTTTGGTCGTACAATTGATGAGAAATCGAATCAAGTTGTTGACGCTTTAG
- the rplS gene encoding 50S ribosomal protein L19: MDVIKAIESEQMKENAENFCVGDTVKVYFKIIEGTNERVQVFEGLVIAKNNGGIRRTFIVRKISYGVGVERIFPLHSPRIEKIEVVRKGRVRRAKLYYIRDKVGKKAKVKELIRRKNA, from the coding sequence ATGGATGTGATTAAGGCTATTGAGTCAGAACAGATGAAGGAAAATGCAGAGAACTTCTGCGTTGGCGATACCGTAAAGGTATACTTCAAGATTATTGAGGGAACCAACGAGCGTGTCCAGGTGTTTGAGGGCTTGGTCATTGCGAAGAACAACGGGGGCATCAGAAGGACGTTCATCGTTCGCAAGATCTCCTATGGCGTGGGTGTGGAAAGGATTTTCCCGTTGCACTCGCCCCGTATCGAAAAGATCGAAGTTGTGCGCAAGGGCCGCGTCCGCAGGGCAAAGCTCTACTATATCCGCGACAAGGTGGGCAAGAAGGCCAAGGTCAAGGAACTTATCCGCAGAAAGAATGCCTAG
- the trmD gene encoding tRNA (guanosine(37)-N1)-methyltransferase TrmD, which translates to MKMQIVTLFPEMVEGFFRNSIMKRAVESKVVEYEIIDFRRYATDKHQSCDDVPYGGGAGMVIKCDPLAKALEELKASDKRVVFASPSGRRFTQQYAENLSKEQELVFICGHYEGIDQRLIDLYVDDEISIGDYVISSGEVSTLVIIDAVYRLLDGVISSESLQEESFHGNLLEYPQYTRPETYCSNDVPDVLLSGHHAKIGQWRLQKRLEKTLSHRPDLLETASLDANSRKILNTLKEHSAKGTVDDGCD; encoded by the coding sequence ATGAAAATGCAGATAGTCACCCTTTTTCCAGAGATGGTGGAGGGGTTCTTCAGGAATTCGATCATGAAGCGTGCCGTTGAAAGCAAAGTTGTGGAGTACGAGATAATCGACTTCCGTCGCTATGCAACGGACAAACACCAAAGTTGTGACGATGTTCCCTACGGTGGTGGGGCGGGGATGGTAATCAAATGCGATCCCCTGGCCAAAGCGCTTGAGGAGCTGAAAGCTTCCGATAAGCGGGTGGTCTTTGCTTCTCCCTCGGGCAGGCGATTCACACAACAGTATGCAGAGAACCTGAGCAAGGAACAGGAGTTGGTCTTCATCTGCGGTCACTACGAGGGTATTGACCAACGCCTGATAGACCTATATGTTGATGACGAGATTAGTATTGGTGATTATGTGATCAGCAGCGGGGAAGTTTCCACCTTGGTGATAATCGATGCGGTCTACCGCCTTTTGGACGGTGTGATCTCAAGCGAATCACTGCAGGAAGAGAGTTTCCACGGAAATCTGCTCGAATATCCCCAATACACAAGGCCGGAAACCTATTGCTCAAATGATGTCCCTGATGTATTATTGAGCGGTCATCATGCCAAGATAGGTCAATGGCGGTTGCAGAAACGGTTGGAGAAGACTTTGTCCCATCGACCGGATCTGTTGGAGACGGCATCCTTGGATGCGAACTCCAGAAAGATATTGAATACGTTGAAAGAACATAGTGCTAAGGGGACCGTAGACGATGGATGTGATTAA
- the rimM gene encoding ribosome maturation factor RimM (Essential for efficient processing of 16S rRNA) produces the protein MEELLWTATVKSPFGISGEVKIHPHNEDCSYLGKLKEVILRAKDGTEQTLAVETFRMLGSQALMKFSGFDTPEAARALNGQHLMVQRSKAAPLKKGQYYVADLIGCDLVHDGNKVGTIVSSMDGAQAVLLEVEALDKKLYMVPYLKEFIGQVNLPDRTIELKAPWILS, from the coding sequence ATGGAAGAGTTGCTCTGGACCGCAACCGTGAAGAGCCCATTTGGGATCAGCGGTGAGGTGAAGATACATCCCCATAACGAAGATTGTTCCTACCTTGGCAAGCTCAAGGAGGTGATTCTGCGTGCAAAGGATGGCACAGAGCAAACCCTTGCAGTCGAAACGTTCAGGATGCTCGGGTCCCAGGCCCTGATGAAGTTCTCCGGTTTTGATACTCCGGAGGCTGCCAGGGCCCTCAATGGACAGCATCTGATGGTACAGCGAAGCAAAGCGGCTCCCCTGAAAAAGGGCCAGTACTATGTGGCGGACCTGATCGGTTGTGACCTTGTGCACGACGGAAACAAGGTCGGCACCATAGTCAGCAGCATGGATGGTGCGCAGGCTGTTTTGCTTGAGGTCGAGGCGCTGGACAAGAAGCTCTATATGGTTCCTTATCTCAAGGAATTCATTGGGCAGGTCAATTTGCCGGACCGAACGATTGAACTGAAGGCTCCCTGGATTCTCTCATGA
- a CDS encoding KH domain-containing protein, translating to MEKDLVEYIVKSLVDVPDEVSINVIEGEKSTILELKVASEDVGKVIGKQGRIAKAIRTILSASATKGGKRAVLEILD from the coding sequence GTGGAAAAAGATCTTGTTGAATACATTGTAAAATCATTGGTTGATGTCCCTGACGAAGTCAGCATCAATGTGATCGAGGGCGAAAAGTCCACGATCCTTGAGCTGAAGGTCGCCAGCGAGGATGTCGGCAAGGTGATCGGAAAGCAAGGCCGCATTGCAAAGGCAATCAGGACCATCCTGAGTGCCAGCGCCACCAAGGGTGGTAAGCGCGCCGTGCTGGAAATCCTGGACTGA
- the rpsP gene encoding 30S ribosomal protein S16: MRLKRFGSKKRPDYRIVVMDSRANTQSKTLDEVGQYHPLAQKDQQVILQVEKIQGWLAKGAQPSDTVKSLLNRNGVHVTRTVQE; encoded by the coding sequence ATGAGACTGAAGAGATTTGGCAGCAAGAAGAGACCTGACTACCGTATCGTGGTGATGGACTCCAGGGCTAACACCCAGAGCAAGACCCTCGATGAGGTTGGCCAGTACCATCCTTTGGCCCAGAAAGACCAGCAGGTTATCCTGCAGGTAGAGAAGATCCAGGGTTGGCTTGCTAAGGGTGCACAGCCGAGTGATACCGTAAAGAGCCTGCTCAACAGAAATGGTGTACATGTAACCAGAACTGTCCAGGAATAA
- the ffh gene encoding signal recognition particle protein translates to MFDSISDKFSGIMRTLAGKSKITEKNIQDAVEEIKVALLDADVNLRVVRRFINGTMEEAMGEKVLKAVDPGQQFVKIVYDRMVALLGDEENQKLLLKGPDTTSVILMMGLQGSGKTTTSAKLAARLKKEGRRPMLVAADLVRPAAVLQLKVLGEAVGVPVFSIEGEKDPVKVAKSALAQAKKEQYDILIVDTSGRMHLDETLMGEIQRVRDAIRPDETLFVADSMTGQNAVAIAQEFEQKVGISGVVLSKFDSDTRGGAALSLRSVVGKPIKFIGVGEKTEDLEPFYPERIASRILGMGDIVSLVEKAQSAIDEKDALRMQEKMAKNTFDLQDYLDQLNNMDKMGSMEQLLEMLPGAKGQISEEDIDKAEIRREKAIILSMTYAERANYHIMGPTRRKRVANGSGTTVSDVNRLLKKFEKMRLTMKKLAKNKKYQAAMLKQMGM, encoded by the coding sequence ATGTTTGATTCAATAAGCGATAAGTTCTCCGGCATCATGCGAACACTGGCCGGCAAGTCCAAAATAACCGAGAAGAATATCCAGGATGCCGTTGAGGAAATCAAGGTGGCATTGCTGGATGCCGACGTAAACCTTCGGGTGGTACGGCGCTTCATCAACGGCACCATGGAAGAAGCAATGGGGGAAAAAGTCCTCAAGGCAGTCGATCCTGGTCAACAGTTTGTGAAGATTGTCTACGACCGCATGGTTGCACTGCTCGGGGACGAAGAGAACCAGAAGCTTTTGCTCAAGGGTCCCGACACCACCTCCGTCATCCTGATGATGGGCCTGCAAGGTTCTGGCAAGACCACCACAAGCGCCAAGCTCGCCGCCCGACTGAAGAAAGAGGGACGGCGACCCATGCTGGTAGCCGCGGACTTGGTACGCCCTGCAGCTGTCTTGCAACTGAAGGTGCTTGGTGAGGCCGTTGGCGTTCCTGTCTTCAGCATCGAGGGTGAGAAAGATCCGGTCAAAGTGGCCAAGAGTGCGCTTGCCCAGGCAAAGAAAGAGCAGTATGACATCCTGATCGTCGATACCAGCGGACGCATGCACCTTGATGAGACCCTGATGGGTGAGATCCAGCGTGTCCGTGATGCGATAAGGCCGGATGAGACGCTGTTTGTCGCCGACTCCATGACCGGCCAGAATGCTGTTGCCATAGCCCAGGAGTTTGAGCAGAAGGTAGGCATTTCCGGCGTTGTCCTCTCCAAGTTTGACTCCGATACCCGCGGTGGTGCCGCCCTTTCCCTCAGGAGTGTGGTTGGCAAGCCGATCAAGTTCATTGGTGTCGGTGAGAAAACCGAGGATCTGGAACCTTTCTATCCTGAACGCATAGCCAGCCGAATCCTTGGCATGGGCGATATCGTCAGCTTGGTTGAGAAGGCTCAGAGCGCCATCGATGAGAAGGATGCCTTGCGCATGCAGGAGAAGATGGCAAAGAACACCTTCGACTTGCAGGACTATCTGGACCAGTTGAACAACATGGACAAAATGGGCTCGATGGAACAGCTTCTGGAGATGCTCCCCGGAGCAAAAGGCCAGATCAGCGAAGAAGACATCGACAAGGCGGAAATTCGCAGGGAGAAAGCAATTATTCTTTCCATGACCTATGCGGAACGGGCAAATTACCATATAATGGGTCCGACTAGACGCAAGCGGGTTGCAAACGGAAGCGGAACTACCGTCTCTGATGTGAATCGCCTGCTGAAAAAGTTTGAGAAAATGCGACTTACGATGAAGAAGTTGGCAAAAAATAAAAAATACCAGGCTGCAATGCTGAAACAGATGGGTATGTAG
- a CDS encoding AAA family ATPase translates to MFLKSLEIYGFKSFADKVNLEFADGITSLLGPNGCGKSNIVDAIKWVLGEQSTKTLRAGRMEDVIFNGTDSRKPLQVAEVTLVISNEERHLPTDDAEVEIKRRIFRSGESEYYLNRNRVLLKNIRELFFDTGVGKSAYSILEQGKIDQILSSKPEDRRYIFEEAAGISRFKIQSQEAERKLVKTDENILQVETILKEVKRTYETKKNQAAKAISYRDLKREQFSLEVDVQLSTLKSYLLLRENKIELKQRCEREFEAKKGNLTDRDQEIEQMQERLRSLGSERISIQTELQRLDESTKGKADKLDLLTQRFRDFLLQKDQAAQRAQVLLEHIERDTAEIDQKLNETADIDESIEALEAEMRANQASVEKTRFLINSQNQEIAGLESENLASEQKSDQLSERIKQLTDVIVVELEQKLKESGYNLELKNEARLSLQQSLDHLKSTVGQQQAFLEKLKHSQLSFEDLLSRQMQFQTGLLASLEHIQALFASYEQMQPTFIDELIAEEGTIAEKHRLDDQMAKLRHSVQTNRDRIVYLREENNRLALELDRYLETISDQKVALNQLQLQKQAAKEWVNKLQRSVTEQQYQYKDALKLSETAQERIYETQEDIRSVEGEVREIRQRIATLNEDLKALIAVIDEQSQEIRSKQEQKNSDYELLQNLRSEKEKLELQIEQLASNIAMLYTNFFDSYGKSLKEFESRLGEEIVDIPVLKTRLEEVRRKIDGMGYINQMAEEEFGEVKEQYDFLSKQLDDLYKAKNDLDAVVQEIKKRSEEMFLTSYKQISQNFQEMFRRLFGGGRAELSLVDPEQVLESGIDILAQPPGKKLTHLSLLSGGERSMTAVALLFATYLVKPSPFCILDEIDAALDDRNIGYFLSVLDEFAAKSQFIIITHNKHTVMGSQTLLGVTQMEAGVSTMVSYRIGRMEGESVILNDEEKEVVFDEQGTANATP, encoded by the coding sequence TTGTTTCTGAAGAGTCTGGAAATATACGGATTCAAGTCCTTTGCCGATAAAGTGAACTTGGAATTTGCCGATGGGATAACCAGTCTGCTTGGTCCCAATGGGTGTGGAAAAAGCAACATTGTGGACGCCATCAAGTGGGTATTGGGAGAACAATCGACAAAGACACTGCGCGCCGGGCGCATGGAAGACGTCATTTTCAACGGTACCGACTCCCGCAAGCCCTTGCAGGTTGCCGAAGTCACCTTGGTTATTTCCAACGAGGAGCGCCATCTTCCCACCGACGATGCCGAGGTGGAAATCAAGCGAAGAATCTTCCGCAGCGGTGAAAGTGAATACTACCTGAACCGCAATCGTGTACTGCTCAAAAACATTCGGGAACTCTTCTTTGACACCGGAGTAGGGAAAAGTGCCTATTCCATTCTGGAACAGGGAAAGATTGACCAGATCCTCAGCTCCAAACCCGAGGACAGAAGGTACATCTTCGAGGAAGCGGCGGGAATCTCCCGCTTCAAGATCCAGAGCCAGGAAGCGGAGCGCAAACTGGTCAAGACCGACGAAAACATCCTGCAAGTGGAGACCATCCTCAAGGAAGTCAAGCGGACCTACGAGACAAAGAAGAACCAAGCCGCAAAAGCCATCTCCTATCGCGATCTCAAGCGGGAGCAGTTTTCCCTGGAAGTTGACGTACAGCTTTCCACCCTCAAATCCTATCTTTTGCTCCGCGAAAACAAGATTGAGCTCAAACAGCGGTGCGAGCGGGAGTTTGAGGCGAAGAAGGGGAATCTGACCGATAGGGACCAGGAGATCGAGCAGATGCAGGAACGCCTCCGATCCTTGGGCTCGGAGCGCATCTCCATCCAGACGGAACTGCAGCGCCTCGACGAGTCGACCAAGGGCAAGGCTGACAAGCTCGACCTGCTCACCCAGCGCTTCCGGGATTTCCTTCTGCAAAAGGACCAGGCAGCCCAACGGGCACAGGTCCTTTTGGAACACATTGAGCGGGACACAGCAGAAATTGACCAGAAGCTGAATGAGACAGCCGATATCGATGAATCGATCGAGGCCCTTGAAGCGGAGATGCGGGCCAACCAGGCCTCAGTGGAAAAAACCCGCTTCCTCATCAACAGCCAGAATCAGGAAATTGCCGGCTTGGAGTCGGAGAACCTTGCCAGCGAACAAAAGAGTGACCAGCTCTCGGAGCGCATCAAGCAGCTGACTGACGTCATCGTGGTTGAGCTTGAGCAAAAACTGAAGGAGAGCGGCTACAATCTGGAGCTGAAGAACGAGGCTCGCCTCTCCCTGCAGCAGAGCTTGGATCACCTGAAGTCCACCGTTGGGCAACAACAAGCTTTCCTGGAGAAATTGAAACACAGCCAACTCTCCTTTGAGGATCTGCTCTCCCGACAGATGCAGTTCCAAACAGGCCTGCTCGCCAGCTTGGAGCACATACAAGCCCTGTTCGCTTCCTATGAGCAGATGCAGCCGACGTTCATCGACGAGCTGATAGCCGAAGAGGGCACAATAGCCGAGAAACATCGCCTTGATGACCAGATGGCAAAACTTCGCCATTCGGTGCAGACAAACCGTGACCGCATCGTCTATCTGCGTGAGGAAAACAACCGCCTGGCCTTGGAGCTGGACCGATACCTGGAGACGATCAGCGACCAGAAGGTAGCCCTGAACCAGTTGCAGTTGCAGAAGCAGGCAGCAAAAGAGTGGGTCAACAAGCTGCAGCGTTCGGTGACCGAGCAACAGTACCAGTACAAGGATGCACTGAAGCTCAGCGAGACAGCCCAGGAACGCATCTACGAAACACAGGAAGACATCCGAAGCGTAGAAGGCGAGGTGCGGGAAATCAGGCAACGGATTGCCACCCTCAATGAGGATCTGAAAGCCCTGATTGCGGTTATCGATGAGCAGAGCCAGGAGATTCGTTCCAAACAGGAACAGAAAAACTCCGACTACGAGTTGCTGCAGAACCTCCGTTCGGAAAAAGAGAAGCTCGAACTGCAGATAGAGCAGCTTGCAAGCAACATCGCCATGCTTTACACCAACTTCTTCGACAGCTACGGAAAGAGCCTGAAGGAGTTCGAGTCGAGACTGGGTGAGGAGATCGTCGATATCCCCGTACTGAAAACCCGTCTTGAGGAAGTCAGAAGAAAGATTGACGGCATGGGCTACATCAACCAGATGGCTGAAGAGGAGTTCGGGGAGGTGAAGGAGCAGTATGACTTCCTCTCCAAGCAGCTCGACGACCTCTACAAGGCGAAGAACGATCTTGATGCAGTGGTGCAGGAGATCAAGAAGCGCAGCGAAGAGATGTTCCTCACTTCCTACAAGCAGATTTCCCAGAACTTTCAGGAGATGTTCCGCCGACTGTTCGGAGGAGGCAGGGCAGAGCTCTCCTTGGTCGATCCCGAGCAGGTCCTGGAAAGCGGCATCGATATTCTGGCCCAACCACCGGGCAAGAAGCTTACCCATCTCTCCCTGCTCAGCGGTGGGGAACGGTCGATGACGGCAGTAGCTCTCCTGTTTGCCACCTACCTGGTCAAACCCTCTCCCTTCTGCATCCTCGACGAGATTGATGCAGCCCTTGATGACCGCAACATCGGCTACTTCCTCTCCGTCCTGGACGAGTTTGCCGCAAAGAGCCAGTTCATCATCATCACCCACAACAAGCATACCGTCATGGGAAGCCAAACCCTGCTTGGCGTGACGCAGATGGAGGCAGGTGTCTCTACGATGGTCAGTTATCGCATCGGCAGGATGGAAGGGGAGTCGGTGATCCTCAACGATGAGGAGAAAGAAGTCGTCTTTGACGAGCAAGGAACGGCAAATGCCACGCCTTGA
- a CDS encoding ribonuclease HII gives MERELFAFETPGLICGIDEAGRGPLAGPVVAAAVVLGPNFPLSILGDSKQLTEKQRLYAEEVIKAEALYWAVASASAQEIDRYNILGASLLAMKRSYLKIKKDVPVSLALVDGNQRPDLDCATKTIVKGDATIPQIMAASILAKNQRDRYMVLCDKRWPLYQFAKHKGYPTEEHRKACLLYGLSPIHRRSFHIEIPAKQEHAEQQLLF, from the coding sequence ATGGAGCGTGAGTTGTTTGCCTTTGAGACACCAGGCCTTATCTGCGGCATCGACGAGGCGGGACGTGGTCCGCTGGCCGGGCCGGTGGTTGCTGCGGCAGTGGTTCTGGGCCCCAACTTCCCTCTTTCCATTCTTGGTGATTCCAAACAGCTCACCGAGAAACAGCGTCTGTATGCTGAAGAGGTGATCAAGGCCGAAGCACTGTATTGGGCTGTTGCTTCTGCCAGTGCCCAGGAGATCGATCGCTACAATATCCTCGGCGCCAGTCTGCTGGCGATGAAGCGCAGTTACCTGAAGATCAAGAAGGATGTCCCCGTCTCCCTTGCCTTGGTAGACGGAAACCAGAGACCGGATCTTGACTGTGCCACCAAGACCATTGTCAAGGGTGATGCCACCATCCCCCAGATCATGGCTGCTTCCATCCTGGCAAAGAACCAGCGTGACCGGTATATGGTGCTCTGTGACAAAAGGTGGCCGCTCTACCAGTTTGCTAAGCACAAGGGGTATCCTACCGAGGAACATAGAAAAGCATGCCTTCTGTACGGTCTATCCCCGATCCACCGCCGCTCGTTTCATATTGAGATTCCGGCCAAGCAGGAGCATGCCGAACAGCAACTGTTATTCTGA
- a CDS encoding GNAT family N-acetyltransferase — protein MEALSEKDIVALSSLQAEEACALVQRVFDATIAATYQKQGREHFHSFVDPIAFASRLATPAHFALGAYSERLLIGMIEVRDLSHICLLFTDLAWQGKGVGSLLVQKAQERCADSSWMDVNAAPNAVSFYQKMGFVPTSEEQETDGIRFVPMRKYLSE, from the coding sequence ATGGAAGCGCTTTCTGAAAAAGATATCGTGGCCTTGTCATCCTTGCAGGCAGAAGAAGCCTGTGCGTTGGTACAACGGGTATTTGACGCGACAATCGCCGCTACGTATCAGAAACAAGGACGAGAGCACTTCCACAGCTTTGTCGATCCCATTGCATTTGCAAGCCGCCTGGCAACACCCGCTCACTTCGCCCTAGGCGCATACAGTGAGAGGCTTCTCATCGGTATGATCGAGGTTCGCGATCTCTCCCACATCTGCCTCTTGTTCACCGACCTGGCCTGGCAAGGAAAAGGGGTGGGCTCGCTTTTGGTGCAAAAAGCCCAAGAGCGGTGTGCAGACAGTTCCTGGATGGATGTGAATGCCGCACCGAATGCTGTGTCTTTCTACCAGAAAATGGGCTTTGTCCCGACTTCAGAAGAACAGGAAACAGACGGTATCAGGTTTGTCCCTATGAGAAAGTACCTGTCAGAATAA